In Methanotorris formicicus Mc-S-70, a single window of DNA contains:
- a CDS encoding IS200/IS605 family accessory protein TnpB-related protein yields the protein MLKTIKLSKTMALKSKPLTRTKIKIIENTIEAYKEILSIALDFGLKNKRKSHRKIREGIYEEIKNKYPKLPTHYIYTASQDASTRIKSFISMKKRGKAYTETPEVRNVSLWLDDILFNYKDFKTNIEKLFSIDKEGKKTLHLRLSTPNGRIVIPLKPHKQFFKVLNEGWKIKAGFKLILNKEDGTITILIPLEKEITINDDYKAVYALDFNLDNITYGNFENIEMIKADLGKLTEKYSNIMANIQEKFSFKGIHKQEKPLKRKGFILLKKFGRRLKNIREDKLKKLANKIAKELKEKDAVLIIEDLSSYFNQNIAKKSFKKLKHKLHNISAKKFLNYLKNKCLEFGVKVVEVNPAYTSILCPNCGNRLSQLYKLADERALPLRLMYCFDCEFYADRDAVAVFNLIKRFMGLYPFSPKSNEPIAEGTVFPMKLWVEDNPFP from the coding sequence ATGCTAAAAACAATCAAACTATCTAAAACCATGGCATTGAAAAGCAAGCCATTAACAAGAACAAAAATAAAAATCATAGAAAATACTATCGAAGCTTATAAAGAAATTTTATCTATTGCCTTAGATTTCGGTTTAAAGAATAAAAGAAAAAGCCATAGAAAGATTAGAGAGGGAATATATGAAGAAATAAAAAATAAATATCCGAAGTTGCCAACCCACTATATCTATACTGCTTCTCAAGATGCATCCACGAGAATAAAAAGCTTTATATCCATGAAAAAGAGAGGAAAAGCATATACGGAAACTCCAGAAGTTAGAAACGTCTCTTTATGGTTGGATGATATTTTATTCAACTACAAAGATTTCAAAACCAATATAGAAAAACTATTTTCGATAGATAAAGAAGGAAAGAAAACATTGCATTTAAGATTATCTACACCGAATGGTAGAATAGTTATTCCTCTAAAGCCACATAAACAGTTTTTTAAAGTGCTAAATGAAGGTTGGAAAATAAAAGCTGGTTTTAAACTGATATTGAATAAAGAGGATGGAACAATAACGATTTTAATCCCATTAGAGAAGGAAATAACAATTAATGATGATTATAAAGCTGTTTATGCATTGGATTTTAATTTGGACAATATAACTTATGGTAATTTCGAAAATATAGAGATGATAAAAGCTGATTTAGGAAAATTAACCGAAAAATACTCTAATATAATGGCTAACATCCAAGAGAAATTCTCATTTAAAGGTATTCATAAACAAGAAAAACCGTTAAAGAGGAAAGGCTTTATCTTGCTTAAAAAATTCGGTAGGAGATTAAAAAATATCAGAGAGGATAAGTTAAAAAAGTTAGCTAACAAAATAGCTAAAGAACTTAAAGAAAAAGATGCAGTTTTAATTATCGAGGATTTATCTTCTTATTTTAACCAAAATATTGCTAAAAAGTCATTTAAAAAGCTAAAACATAAACTGCATAACATCTCAGCTAAAAAATTTTTAAACTATCTTAAAAATAAGTGCTTAGAATTCGGAGTTAAAGTCGTTGAGGTAAATCCAGCTTACACTTCTATATTATGCCCTAACTGTGGAAATAGATTATCTCAACTATATAAATTAGCCGATGAGAGGGCTCTGCCTTTGAGGCTAATGTATTGCTTTGATTGTGAGTTTTATGCCGATAGGGATGCAGTAGCTGTATTTAATTTGATAAAAAGATTCATGGGGCTGTATCCGTTCAGCCCGAAGTCCAATGAGCCTATAGCAGAGGGAACGGTGTTCCCGATGAAGCTATGGGTTGAGGACAACCCATTCCCATAG
- the rsmA gene encoding 16S rRNA (adenine(1518)-N(6)/adenine(1519)-N(6))-dimethyltransferase RsmA has product MFKPKKKLGQCFLIDKNFVKKAVEEAEINKEDIVLEIGLGKGILTEELAKNAKKVYVIEIDEGLKPYAEKIKEKYDNVEIIWEDALKIDLNNLGFNKVVANLPYQISSPITFKLLKTNFDIAVLMYQYEFAKRMVAKEGTKDYSRLSVAVQYKADVEFICKVPPSAFSPRPKVNSAIVKIVKREPLFKVENEEFFENVLRALFQHKNKTVKKALIDSCHELGIEREKIKKILENIDFNVDERVFKLSPRDIGNLSNLLYSKISKV; this is encoded by the coding sequence ATGTTCAAACCTAAAAAGAAATTAGGACAGTGCTTCTTAATAGACAAAAATTTTGTTAAAAAAGCAGTTGAAGAGGCAGAGATAAATAAAGAAGATATAGTTTTGGAGATAGGTTTAGGGAAGGGTATTTTAACTGAAGAACTTGCTAAAAATGCCAAAAAAGTATATGTTATTGAGATAGATGAGGGGCTAAAGCCATATGCAGAAAAAATAAAGGAGAAATATGATAACGTTGAAATTATATGGGAGGATGCATTAAAGATTGATTTAAATAACTTAGGTTTTAATAAAGTTGTTGCCAATCTTCCATATCAGATATCCTCCCCCATAACATTTAAATTGCTAAAAACTAATTTTGATATTGCAGTTTTGATGTATCAGTATGAGTTTGCTAAAAGAATGGTGGCAAAGGAAGGAACAAAAGATTATAGTAGGTTGAGTGTTGCAGTTCAATACAAGGCGGATGTTGAATTTATATGCAAAGTTCCGCCTTCTGCTTTTTCTCCAAGACCAAAAGTAAATTCCGCAATAGTGAAAATAGTTAAGAGAGAACCTTTATTTAAAGTTGAGAATGAGGAGTTTTTTGAGAATGTTTTGAGGGCTTTGTTCCAGCATAAGAATAAGACAGTTAAGAAAGCGTTGATAGATTCATGCCATGAGTTGGGCATTGAAAGAGAAAAGATAAAAAAAATCTTAGAAAATATTGATTTCAATGTGGATGAGAGGGTTTTTAAATTGAGTCCAAGGGATATTGGTAATTTGAGTAATCTATTGTATTCAAAAATTAGCAAAGTTTAA
- a CDS encoding M42 family metallopeptidase, which yields MSAVEYLKKLAEEKGISGREDRVRELMKKELEPMVDEIYTDKFGNLIARKGDKGPKIMIAAHMDEIGLMVKYIDEKGFLKFTKIGGINDQMILNQKVIVHGNKGDIIGVLGSKPPHKMKESEKNKLIKYEDMFIDIGAESREEAIEMGVEIGTWVTFKSEFSELGKNRFTCKAFDDRAGCAVLLEVMRKLKDEDLNCQVYAVGTVQEEVGLKGARTSAFGINPDVAFALDVTICGDHPGIKMEDAPVELGKGPVVGIVDASGRGLITHPKVLDMIRDISKKYEIPVQYEVGEGGTTDATAIHLTRDGIPTGVISIPARYIHTPVEVIDKRDLEKTVELVVSCIKDLDKYF from the coding sequence ATGAGTGCAGTTGAATACTTAAAAAAACTTGCAGAAGAAAAAGGAATCTCTGGAAGAGAAGACAGAGTTAGGGAATTAATGAAAAAAGAACTTGAACCAATGGTTGATGAAATCTATACAGATAAATTTGGAAATTTAATTGCGAGAAAGGGGGACAAAGGTCCAAAGATAATGATTGCTGCACACATGGATGAGATTGGATTAATGGTTAAATATATCGATGAAAAAGGATTCTTGAAGTTCACAAAAATTGGGGGAATAAATGACCAAATGATTCTAAACCAAAAGGTTATTGTTCATGGGAATAAGGGAGATATTATTGGGGTTTTAGGTTCAAAACCACCTCACAAAATGAAAGAAAGTGAGAAAAACAAACTCATAAAATATGAGGATATGTTTATTGATATTGGGGCAGAGAGTAGGGAAGAGGCAATTGAAATGGGTGTTGAGATAGGAACATGGGTTACATTCAAATCAGAATTCAGTGAACTTGGAAAGAACAGATTTACATGCAAGGCGTTTGATGATAGGGCAGGATGTGCAGTTTTATTGGAAGTTATGAGAAAACTTAAAGATGAGGACTTGAACTGCCAAGTTTATGCAGTTGGAACAGTTCAGGAGGAAGTTGGTTTAAAAGGGGCAAGAACTTCTGCATTCGGAATAAATCCGGATGTTGCTTTTGCTTTGGATGTTACCATCTGTGGAGACCATCCAGGAATAAAAATGGAGGATGCACCAGTTGAGTTAGGAAAAGGTCCAGTTGTAGGGATAGTTGATGCATCTGGGAGAGGATTGATTACTCATCCAAAGGTATTGGATATGATAAGAGATATCTCCAAAAAATATGAAATTCCAGTCCAATATGAAGTTGGAGAAGGTGGAACAACAGACGCTACGGCAATCCATTTAACAAGAGATGGTATTCCAACTGGAGTAATTTCCATCCCAGCAAGATACATCCACACACCAGTTGAAGTTATCGATAAGAGAGATTTAGAAAAAACCGTTGAATTGGTAGTTTCATGCATAAAAGATTTGGATAAATACTTCTAA
- a CDS encoding TIGR01177 family methyltransferase, with protein MIGYVLNGEHEEIPYGELMALLEIFNYNGSVERLKRYVVTENSKAKEIVKRSGYIDEGHRIIFRYNLEERDINLVDKITNDFINSFKEFIKNKGYPDIDESKSYAVRVLKLHKDKFTKSIDSLRIEREIGAIIKSKTNAKVNLKNPDILVRVVILEDAFFVSNVLEMRDKEYFQKNRPHLRKYFHPGCMLPKLARAMVNLARVKEGDVVLDPFCGTGGFLIEAGLMGCRLIGSDIDWRMTSGTKINLESYNLENKIIAIERWNAKDVKKFLDKLNVDEVDAIVTDPPYGISTSRKGDVENYLKEFKDVLKDDGYLVFAAPRKIDIDMDLKELYDVYVHNQLTRYIHVYKK; from the coding sequence ATGATTGGATATGTTCTAAATGGAGAGCATGAAGAAATCCCTTATGGAGAGCTTATGGCATTATTGGAAATTTTTAATTACAACGGTAGTGTTGAAAGATTAAAAAGATACGTTGTAACTGAAAATAGCAAAGCTAAAGAAATAGTTAAAAGAAGTGGATATATAGATGAAGGGCATAGGATAATATTCAGATACAATTTAGAGGAGAGAGATATAAATTTGGTAGATAAAATTACAAATGACTTTATAAACTCATTTAAAGAGTTTATAAAAAATAAGGGCTATCCTGACATTGATGAGAGCAAATCTTACGCCGTTAGAGTTTTAAAACTCCACAAAGATAAATTTACCAAATCTATAGATTCATTAAGGATTGAGAGAGAAATTGGAGCTATTATAAAATCAAAAACCAATGCAAAGGTAAATCTAAAAAATCCAGATATATTAGTTAGAGTTGTTATTTTGGAGGATGCCTTTTTTGTATCCAATGTATTAGAGATGAGAGATAAAGAATACTTCCAAAAAAATAGACCTCATTTGAGAAAATACTTCCACCCTGGTTGTATGCTACCAAAGCTTGCAAGGGCTATGGTGAATTTGGCAAGGGTTAAAGAAGGAGATGTTGTTTTAGATCCATTTTGTGGGACTGGTGGGTTTTTGATTGAAGCAGGATTGATGGGTTGTAGATTGATAGGGAGTGATATAGATTGGAGAATGACGTCAGGAACAAAAATAAACCTTGAATCTTATAACTTAGAAAATAAAATAATAGCAATAGAAAGATGGAATGCAAAGGATGTAAAAAAATTTTTAGATAAATTAAACGTAGATGAGGTTGATGCAATAGTAACTGACCCTCCTTATGGCATCTCAACATCAAGAAAGGGAGATGTTGAAAATTACTTAAAGGAATTCAAAGACGTACTTAAAGATGACGGTTATTTGGTTTTTGCAGCACCAAGGAAGATAGATATTGATATGGATTTGAAGGAACTTTACGATGTCTATGTTCACAACCAATTAACAAGATACATCCATGTTTATAAAAAATAA
- a CDS encoding deoxyhypusine synthase produces the protein MDPKDIVLKKSDTEGLEEISIEGPWLDDEISLDDVVKNYYEKIGFQATHLGKAIKIWKKIEEKRDSGDITVFFGYTSNIISSGLREVIAYLAKHKKIDVIVTTAGGIEEDFIKCLKPFILGDWEVNGRFLREKGINRIGNIFVPNDRYIEFETYMTEFFDRILEMEKKEQKVITTSEFCYELGKFMDEKLGKEKEKSILYWAYKNNIPIFCPAITDGSIGDMLYFYKKSRKDERLRIDVANDIVKLNDIAINAKETACIVLGGSLPKHSIINANLFREGTDYAIYITTAVPWDGSLSGAPPEEGVSWGKIGAKADYVEIWADATLVFPILVYCVMKD, from the coding sequence ATGGATCCAAAGGATATTGTATTAAAGAAGAGCGATACAGAAGGATTGGAAGAGATTTCTATTGAAGGACCGTGGTTGGATGATGAAATAAGTTTGGATGATGTGGTTAAAAATTACTATGAAAAAATTGGATTTCAGGCGACACACTTGGGAAAAGCCATCAAAATCTGGAAAAAAATTGAAGAAAAAAGAGACAGTGGGGATATAACAGTATTTTTTGGATATACATCAAATATTATTTCTTCTGGATTGAGGGAGGTTATTGCATACTTAGCAAAGCATAAAAAGATAGATGTGATTGTTACAACGGCAGGAGGAATTGAAGAAGATTTTATAAAATGTTTAAAACCATTTATATTGGGAGATTGGGAAGTAAATGGGAGATTTTTGAGAGAAAAAGGAATCAATAGAATAGGAAATATTTTTGTTCCAAATGATAGGTATATTGAATTTGAAACATACATGACAGAATTTTTCGACAGAATTTTGGAGATGGAGAAGAAAGAGCAAAAAGTCATAACTACAAGTGAGTTTTGTTATGAATTAGGTAAATTTATGGATGAGAAACTTGGAAAAGAAAAAGAAAAATCTATCCTATACTGGGCATATAAAAACAACATCCCAATCTTCTGCCCGGCGATAACTGATGGTTCAATAGGAGATATGCTCTACTTCTACAAAAAAAGCAGAAAGGATGAGAGACTAAGAATAGATGTGGCAAACGATATCGTTAAGTTAAATGACATTGCAATAAATGCAAAAGAAACAGCATGTATTGTTTTAGGTGGTTCCCTACCAAAACACAGCATTATAAATGCCAATTTATTTAGAGAGGGAACAGATTACGCCATATACATAACAACAGCAGTTCCTTGGGACGGTTCTTTAAGTGGGGCTCCACCAGAAGAAGGGGTTTCATGGGGAAAAATTGGGGCTAAGGCAGATTACGTGGAGATTTGGGCTGATGCTACACTTGTATTCCCAATTTTGGTTTATTGTGTAATGAAAGATTAA